One genomic window of candidate division TA06 bacterium includes the following:
- a CDS encoding PEGA domain-containing protein, with protein MGSGLVGKVKRSEEMVRPEGRVLVVLFLLAMVAAGCYTPQGQKPVVLPQGFVTGKVSDEETDLPLAAEITFPLDPSLGGVVSDPETGIYRLTLPVGIHRLHVEKDGYRSFEAPVDVTEGRTILRDISLKRKHVAKGTVTGRVTDARTGLPLGAMITFPGTAVPATASDLRNGIYKTTLPPGTYVITVVAQGYLTVSSPVVVLDGASVIQNFELRRN; from the coding sequence ATGGGTAGCGGTTTGGTTGGGAAAGTGAAAAGGAGTGAAGAGATGGTGAGACCAGAGGGACGTGTACTTGTCGTACTGTTTCTTTTGGCAATGGTTGCTGCGGGGTGTTATACGCCCCAGGGCCAGAAGCCAGTAGTGCTGCCTCAAGGGTTTGTGACCGGCAAGGTATCCGATGAAGAGACGGATTTGCCGCTGGCAGCGGAGATAACGTTTCCCCTCGACCCATCTCTGGGAGGCGTGGTGAGTGACCCTGAAACAGGTATTTACAGGCTAACGCTTCCTGTCGGAATACACCGGCTCCATGTGGAAAAGGATGGTTACAGGTCGTTTGAAGCTCCTGTGGATGTGACTGAAGGAAGAACCATACTCAGGGACATCTCTCTTAAGAGGAAGCATGTTGCCAAAGGCACCGTCACGGGCAGAGTGACGGATGCAAGGACAGGGTTGCCCCTTGGAGCAATGATAACCTTCCCTGGCACGGCTGTTCCGGCAACTGCCAGCGACCTCCGAAATGGGATCTACAAGACTACCCTGCCGCCGGGAACGTATGTGATAACCGTAGTAGCACAAGGTTATCTAACCGTTTCCTCGCCAGTTGTAGTTCTGGACGGCGCGTCAGTGATCCAGAACTTTGAGCTGAGAAGAAACTAA